Proteins encoded together in one Chloroflexota bacterium window:
- a CDS encoding SUMF1/EgtB/PvdO family nonheme iron enzyme has translation MRPDPLPAPVLPVCVGVPGGRYVMGDDAGRFDERPAHEVCVGPFALGMFPVTNREYEAYLAATGAPEPRFWRDARFAHPMQPVVGVSWFEAVDYCAWLCAITGQVYRLPTEAEREWAAMGGLPRARYPWGNDEPPLVGDWARGPLGQQQPAPVSGAAPNGFGLCHMGDNVHEWCSDWWDPRYYAVSPVENPQGPAAGARRASRGGAWRHELKFSRCSARSSIPPHLRYNDYGFRVALSAS, from the coding sequence GTGCGGCCTGATCCCCTTCCCGCGCCCGTACTTCCGGTTTGCGTGGGAGTACCAGGCGGCCGATATGTGATGGGCGACGACGCGGGACGGTTCGACGAGCGCCCCGCCCACGAAGTCTGCGTCGGTCCGTTCGCGCTCGGGATGTTCCCGGTCACGAACAGGGAATACGAGGCCTATCTCGCGGCGACCGGAGCGCCGGAGCCTCGCTTCTGGCGCGACGCGCGGTTCGCACATCCCATGCAGCCCGTGGTTGGCGTGAGCTGGTTCGAGGCCGTCGACTATTGCGCCTGGCTCTGCGCGATCACGGGGCAAGTCTACCGGCTCCCCACCGAGGCCGAGCGCGAGTGGGCGGCCATGGGCGGCCTGCCGAGGGCTCGCTATCCGTGGGGCAACGACGAGCCACCCCTCGTCGGCGACTGGGCCCGCGGGCCGCTCGGCCAGCAGCAGCCGGCACCGGTCAGCGGCGCTGCGCCCAACGGCTTCGGCCTGTGTCACATGGGCGACAACGTCCACGAGTGGTGCAGCGACTGGTGGGATCCTCGCTACTACGCCGTGTCTCCGGTCGAGAATCCCCAGGGTCCCGCGGCTGGCGCGCGGCGCGCTTCGCGCGGGGGAGCGTGGCGTCACGAGTTGAAGTTCAGCCGGTGTTCCGCGCGCAGCTCGATCCCTCCGCACCTTCGCTACAACGACTACGGCTTTCGCGTCGCTCTGAGCGCGAGCTAA
- a CDS encoding c-type cytochrome, which yields MSSPIPAAILACSAVVFVATAAASGAGKPTDPPLRAAQAGQAAAGRAVFQEICANCHGESGEGIDDAPAVIGPGNALADYRTAGRLFNFISSEMPDDDPGSLTQQQYYDVLAYLLDQNGWNPTGSAIDASTVGSIPLAP from the coding sequence ATGAGTTCGCCGATTCCCGCCGCCATCCTTGCATGCAGCGCGGTCGTGTTCGTCGCCACAGCCGCGGCATCGGGTGCAGGCAAACCGACCGATCCTCCTCTGCGCGCGGCACAGGCCGGGCAGGCCGCCGCGGGTCGCGCGGTGTTTCAGGAGATCTGCGCCAATTGCCACGGGGAGTCCGGAGAGGGGATCGACGATGCGCCGGCGGTCATCGGCCCCGGAAATGCGCTGGCTGACTATCGGACCGCGGGACGGCTGTTCAATTTCATCAGCAGCGAGATGCCGGATGACGACCCGGGCAGCCTGACACAACAACAGTACTACGACGTGCTGGCGTATCTGCTCGACCAGAACGGCTGGAACCCGACCGGGTCGGCGATCGACGCCTCAACCGTCGGCTCGATTCCGCTTGCCCCATAG
- a CDS encoding metallopeptidase TldD-related protein, producing the protein MPNSALGFFTERFAIDAKLMNDILGVALSAGGDYADLFFEHRTTSSILFEEQAVKNAGSGVVQGVGIRVVHGDATGYAYTEDLTPEAMRLAAETAARIANRRERVGPIGVALRPVADLYPVRVPAWEAPAAEKLAIIRRADEAARAFDPMIQRVVVSFADEVKHVAIATSDGTLVEDLQPMIRIHIQCLSEKGKERQTAIGGGGGRLGLEYFERSSPEDLARDVARQAVLLQSAVEAPAGFLPVVLGAGDSGILLHEAVGHGLEADFNRKRTSNYADRVGQSVASSLVTVVDDGTVPNSRGTINVDDEGNAPCKNVLIEEGMLQGYMQDRISARHFGVAPSGNGRRESFHTYPMPRMTNTYMLPGESDREEIIRSVDRGLYCLSYSGGQVNISNGDFVFSVTEAYMIEGGRVTTPVKGVTLIGNGPDTLSKVTMVGADYQLSDGRWTCGKDGQSVPVGVGMPTVLVSGITVGGTKNG; encoded by the coding sequence ATGCCTAATTCGGCCCTCGGATTCTTCACCGAGCGGTTCGCGATCGACGCGAAACTGATGAATGACATTCTCGGCGTTGCGCTTTCTGCCGGCGGAGACTATGCAGACCTCTTTTTCGAGCACCGAACGACCAGCTCGATCCTCTTTGAGGAGCAGGCGGTAAAGAACGCTGGCAGCGGCGTCGTTCAGGGGGTCGGCATCCGTGTCGTCCACGGCGACGCGACCGGCTACGCCTACACCGAGGACCTGACGCCGGAGGCAATGCGCCTCGCGGCCGAAACCGCCGCGCGCATCGCCAATCGCCGCGAGCGCGTGGGACCGATCGGTGTCGCCCTCCGTCCGGTAGCGGACCTCTATCCGGTACGAGTGCCCGCGTGGGAGGCACCGGCCGCGGAAAAGCTCGCCATCATCCGACGCGCGGACGAGGCGGCCCGAGCCTTCGACCCGATGATCCAGCGCGTCGTGGTGTCGTTCGCTGACGAGGTCAAGCACGTCGCCATCGCCACCAGCGATGGGACGTTGGTCGAGGACCTGCAGCCGATGATCCGCATCCACATCCAGTGCTTGTCAGAAAAAGGGAAGGAGCGCCAGACGGCGATCGGCGGCGGCGGCGGGCGGCTTGGGCTCGAGTATTTCGAGCGGAGCTCGCCGGAGGATCTGGCCCGGGACGTCGCGCGCCAGGCCGTCCTCCTCCAATCGGCGGTCGAGGCCCCGGCCGGCTTCCTCCCTGTCGTTCTGGGCGCAGGCGATTCTGGGATCCTGCTGCACGAGGCGGTCGGCCACGGCCTCGAGGCCGACTTCAATCGAAAGCGGACGAGCAACTACGCCGACCGCGTCGGACAATCGGTCGCCTCGAGCCTCGTGACGGTGGTGGACGACGGCACCGTCCCAAACTCTCGCGGCACCATCAATGTCGATGATGAGGGCAACGCGCCCTGCAAGAACGTGCTGATCGAAGAGGGGATGCTTCAGGGTTACATGCAGGATCGCATCAGCGCGCGCCACTTCGGCGTCGCACCATCCGGAAATGGACGCCGCGAGAGCTTCCATACCTATCCGATGCCCCGCATGACGAATACCTACATGCTTCCGGGCGAAAGCGACCGCGAGGAGATCATCCGGTCGGTGGACCGCGGGCTCTACTGCCTCTCCTACAGCGGGGGCCAAGTCAATATTTCGAACGGCGACTTCGTCTTTTCCGTCACCGAGGCGTACATGATCGAGGGCGGCAGGGTCACGACGCCGGTGAAGGGCGTGACACTCATTGGTAACGGGCCGGACACGCTATCGAAGGTGACCATGGTCGGGGCGGACTACCAGCTCTCCGACGGCCGCTGGACCTGCGGCAAAGACGGGCAGAGCGTGCCGGTCGGCGTCGGCATGCCGACGGTCCTCGTGTCCGGCATAACCGTCGGCGGCACGAAGAATGGATGA